Within Bacillus sp. FJAT-45350, the genomic segment ACCTTTATTTATATAGTCCAAAATATGTTTAAACTGGTCATCCTTTATTTCACCAGTTTCTTTATCTAATACTAAAAGTCTAGAAGCTGCTCTCTCTTTAAGCGGAGTCTGAGCAATTAATTCTTCAGGAAGATGAAAGTCAAATTCATTTACATCCATTAAATTGTTCACCTTTTCATTATTGATTTTTGCTCAATCTAATCTAGCATACAAAAACATGACTATGCTGACAAGGATTAAATCGTTATATCATTCTATTTCATTTATTATCTATAGGTAAAACAATAACTGTTTACCTTACTTTGAAGAATTTCGTCTAATTCTTCAGCGAAAACGACCAATAATAAAAAATAGTAATGACAAAATAACACTAATAATTATTGACGTAACAATCGGAAAATAAAATGTTGAATGTTCCTTTTTGATAATAATATCCCCAGGTAGCTTTCCAAGTGATAAGTATTTCCCTCCCACTTGCCATAAAAGTCCAATTACGATAAGAAGTATTCCTACTGTAATAAAGATTTTTGGTATGCTACTCATTGATTAGGCACCTCAATTTGAAAATGATGATAGACAGCCGGGGTAACAATTCTTCCCCTTGGTGTTCTCTGAATAAATCCAATCTGAAGCAAATAAGGCTCGTACACCTCT encodes:
- a CDS encoding DUF2905 domain-containing protein; its protein translation is MSSIPKIFITVGILLIVIGLLWQVGGKYLSLGKLPGDIIIKKEHSTFYFPIVTSIIISVILSLLFFIIGRFR